A window of Peromyscus eremicus chromosome 7, PerEre_H2_v1, whole genome shotgun sequence contains these coding sequences:
- the LOC131914243 gene encoding olfactory receptor 10G7 yields the protein MSNMSLVTTFFLSGIPHAPVLDTTLFAIFLVIYILTVLGNFLILTVIRVDSHLHTPMYYFLTNLSFIDMWFSTVTVPKMLMTLVSPGGGAISFYSCVAQLYSFHFLGSTECFLYTVMSYDRYLAISYPLRYSSMMSGRVCALLAAGTWLTGSLHSAVQTSLTFRLPYCGPNQIQHYFCDAPPILKLACADTSANEMVIFVNIGVVASGCFLLIALSYVSIVCSILRIRTSEGRHRAFQTCASHCIVVLCFFGPGIFIYLRPGSRDAVDGVVAVFYTVLTPLLNPVVYTLRNKEVKKALLKLKYGSVFTQGK from the coding sequence ATGTCAAACATGAGCCTAGTGACGACGTTCTTCCTCTCAGGTATTCCCCATGCACCAGTCCTGGACACCACGCTCTTTGCAATCTTCCTGGTGATTTACATTCTCACTGTGCTAGGCAACTTCCTCATCCTGACGGTGATCAGGGTGGATTCCCAcctccacacacccatgtactaCTTTCTCACCAACCTCTCCTTTATTGACATGTGGTTCTCCACAGTCACAGTGCCTAAAATGCTGATGACTTTGGTGTCCCCAGGGGGCGGGGCCATCTCCTTCTACAGCTGTGTGGCACAGCTCTACTCCTTCCACTTCCTGGGTAGCACTGAGTGTTTCCTCTATACAGTCATGTCCTATGATCGCTACCTGGCCATCAGTTACCCACTCAGGTACAGCAGCATGATGAGCGGGAGAGTGTGTGCCCTCCTGGCTGCTGGCACCTGGCTCACTGGATCCCTGCACTCTGCTGTCCAGACGTCGCTGACCTTCCGTTTGCCCTACTGTGGACCCAACCAGATTCAGCATTATTTCTGTGATGCTCCTCCCATCCTCAAGCTGGCCTGTGCAGACACCTCAGCCAATGAGATGGTCATCTTTGTAAACATTGGTGTGGTGGCCTCAGGCTGCTTTCTGCTGATTGCTCTGTCCTATGTGTCTATTGTCTGTTCCATCCTGAGGATCCGCACCTCAGAGGGCCGACACAGAGCCTTCCAGACCTGTGCCTCGCACTGCATCGTGGTCCTCTGTTTCTTTGGCCCTGGGATCTTCATCTACCTGAGGCCAGGCTCCAGGGATGCTGTGGATGGAGTTGTGGCCGTTTTCTACACTGTGCTGACACCTTTACTCAACCCTGTTGTGTACACCCTGAGGAACAAAGAAGTGAAGAAAGCCCTGTTGAAATTAAAATATGGGTCAGTATTTACTCAGGGTAAATAA
- the LOC131914245 gene encoding olfactory receptor 10G9, producing MSNVTLVTTFFLSGIPHTPALDTTLFALFLVIYILTVLGNFLILMVIRVDSHLHTPMYYFLTNLSFIDMWFSTVTVPKMLMTLVSPGGGAISFYSCVAQLYSFHFLGSTECFLYTVMSYDRYLAISYPLRYSSMMSGRVCALLAAGTWLTGSLHSAVQTSLTFRLPYCGPNQIQHYFCDAPPILKLACADTSANEMVIFVNIGVVASGCFLLISLSYVSIVCSILKIRTSEGRHRAFQTCASHCIVVLCFFVPCVFIYLRPGSRDAVDGVVAVFYTVLTPLLNPVVYTLRNKEVKKALVKLKDKVAFSQSQ from the coding sequence ATGTCAAATGTGACCCTAGTGACCACGTTCTTCCTCTCAGGCATTCCTCACACACCAGCCCTGGACACCACGCTCTTTGCACTCTTCCTGGTGATTTACATTCTCACTGTGCTGGGCAACTTCCTCATCCTGATGGTGATCAGGGTGGATTCCCAcctccacacacccatgtactaTTTTCTCACCAACCTCTCCTTTATTGACATGTGGTTCTCCACAGTCACAGTGCCTAAAATGCTGATGACTTTGGTGTCCCCAGGGGGCGGGGCCATCTCCTTCTACAGCTGTGTGGCACAGCTCTACTCCTTCCACTTCTTGGGTAGCACTGAGTGTTTCCTCTATACAGTCATGTCCTATGATCGCTACCTGGCCATCAGTTACCCACTCAGGTATAGCAGCATGATGAGTGGGAGAGTGTGTGCCCTCCTGGCTGCTGGCACCTGGCTCACTGGATCCCTGCACTCTGCTGTCCAGACGTCGCTGACCTTCCGTTTGCCCTACTGTGGACCCAACCAGATCCAGCATTATTTCTGTGATGCTCCTCCCATCCTCAAGCTGGCCTGTGCAGACACCTCAGCCAATGAGATGGTCATCTTCGTAAACATTGGGGTGGTGGCCTCAGGCTGCTTTCTGCTGATTTCTCTGTCCTATGTGTCTATTGTCTGTTCCATCCTGAAGATCCGCACCTCAGAGGGCCGACACAGAGCCTTCCAGACCTGTGCCTCGCACTGCATCGTGGTCCTCTGTTTCTTTGTGCCTTGTGTTTTCATCTACCTGAGGCCAGGCTCCAGGGATGCTGTGGATGGAGTTGTGGCCGTTTTCTACACTGTGCTGACACCCTTACTCAACCCTGTTGTGTACACCCTGAGGAACAAGGAGGTAAAGAAAGCACTGGTTAAACTCAAAGACAAAGTAGCATTTTCTCAGAGCCAGTAA
- the LOC131914246 gene encoding olfactory receptor 10G9-like → MSNVTLVTTFFLSGLPHPPVLDTTLFAIFLAIYILTVLGNLLILTVIRVDSHLHTPMYYFLTNLSFIDMWFSTVTVPKMLMTLVSPGGGAISFYSCVAQFYSFHFLGSTECFLYTVMSYDRYLAISYPLRYSSMMSGRVCALLAAGTWLTGSLHSAVQTSLIFHLPYCGPNQIQHYFCDAPPILKLACADTSAIEMVIFVNIGVVASGCFFLISLSYVSIVCSILRIRTSEGRHRAFQTCASHCIVVLCFFVPCVFIYLRPGSRDAVDGLVTVFYTVLTPLLNPVVYTLRNKEVKKALMKLKDKIAFS, encoded by the coding sequence ATGTCCAATGTGACCCTAGTGACCACGTTCTTCCTCTCAGGCCTTCCCCACCCACCAGTCCTGGACACCACGCTCTTTGCAATCTTCCTGGCGATTTACATTCTCACTGTGCTGGGCAACCTCCTCATCCTGACGGTGATCAGGGTGGATTCTCAcctccacacacccatgtactaCTTTCTCACCAACCTCTCCTTTATTGACATGTGGTTCTCCACAGTCACAGTGCCTAAAATGCTGATGACTTTGGTGTCCCCAGGGGGCGGGGCCATCTCCTTCTACAGCTGTGTGGCACAGTTCTACTCCTTCCACTTCCTGGGTAGCACTGAGTGTTTCCTCTACACAGTCATGTCCTATGATCGCTACCTGGCCATCAGTTACCCACTCAGGTACAGCAGCATGATGAGTGGGAGAGTGTGTGCCCTCCTGGCTGCTGGCACCTGGCTCACTGGATCCCTGCACTCTGCTGTTCAGACGTCATTGATTTTCCATTTGCCCTACTGTGGACCCAACCAAATCCAGCATTATTTCTGTGATGCTCCTCCCATCCTCAAGCTAGCCTGTGCAGATACTTCAGCCATTGAGATGGTCATCTTTGTGAACATCGGGGTGGTGGCTTCGGGCTGcttttttctgatttctctctCCTATGTGTCCATTGTTTGCTCCATCCTGAGGATCCGCACCTCAGAGGGCCGACACAGAGCCTTCCAGACCTGTGCCTCGCACTGCATCGTGGTCCTCTGTTTCTTTGTGCCTTGTGTTTTCATCTACCTGAGGCCAGGCTCCAGGGATGCTGTAGATGGGTTGGTGACAGTTTTCTACACTGTGCTGACACCCTTACTCAACCCTGTTGTGTACACCCTGAGGAACAAGGAGGTGAAGAAAGCATTGATGAAGCTCAAAGACAAAATAGCATTTTCTTAA